One Drosophila willistoni isolate 14030-0811.24 chromosome 2R unlocalized genomic scaffold, UCI_dwil_1.1 Seg167, whole genome shotgun sequence DNA segment encodes these proteins:
- the LOC6644185 gene encoding probable serine/threonine-protein kinase yakA isoform X1 — translation MAMHSSYMRAGQGQAGGGAPSGLVPASPDEMHGFLKDKQAWEHAISLYQGPDPLDHWYNYICWYENHANSDPELKYRETLERCLTVYEHNDYYRQDARLVRLWLKYIAMQTDQLHFYQVLFQRGTGRQVAAFYIGWAGYYESREEFKDAEAVFNLAFQEKAQTHAELQHAHSKFNYARSVYFQRQQQQQHLQQQQQQILQQPDALQQLANYTQQLPQSYNQQRPPTHSQPYQQHPQQQQQQQQQPHPQQHLQQQQQQDQLPSQHIYQQYHHHQQQQPQPQQHHHQPVSYHHYTDTQTPSNPPPQNHYPNQAVYAPPMPGASQQTHYESQQPQQEQKQEVEPPQQNQNQMTPTMATATATTTVPVVASAPAAAAAASPSNVTHNGNGHVEAPAPAPVMSEVAGLRLPRNFYAYGRNNHETWKPALTLEEPDDPSRICHYAKQLVYPPGLGIEYSPEELLARKYKQKMEERTKRQQQQQQQQQQQQSSDQQQEQTLYNSYNSSENSYYMTAVDGALYGNQNTSSELESKLGQQNEEEGNEEDEQDDGEEDEESEEGEEEEGSEEATDDEEEDEDEEEEEETTNGIQFSAQTTFEQSNRSIKIKFKKERTLESSSSAYSAYTIENVYQQREQITHTPTPMPIATPATAAVTVAPAPAPVPAPQPNVSPIPLANQQRQRNGHHFHPYLLGQTSTPKSEANGYRRIRTKAKRNKFQADLCSNSNSSSSVTTANDVAGSGTIAMAHGHAHAHAASFNDNANFSFSSATALDNSNSSLALAVDRLNFRDSSQIVGNQSQAIPNQSNTVTPAPVNKTLQAITNNNNNNNNNGADFSTFQENSYFATQHDSEAQERRLSKALETIERHLAKEAIDPFNSELCRAFLAKLNFPGTNEDDEQSTYKIVQTPLPKISNTRTLNVLEGSVQFNIDKEVGRGSYGSVYKATDTRTGNVVALKYQKPPNTWEIYICDQVLKRITDPEILPGLMDISTAIIAPNASLIATEFSPFGSLLDINNKIRQATTKVMHESLVMHFSGQICNIVDYLHRQHIIHADIKPDNFLLMRVPNVDSPLPSLRLIDFGCAIDMTLFPDAEHTKFRKVIHTDGFTCIEMQESRPWSYETDLFCIAGTVHVMLFGEYMQPQKRGATWDIRQKLPRYLKKHVWSKFFGELLNMQADKLPQLHQMRIIFEEECLGMDSELQKQIRTLSNILHRR, via the exons ATGGCCATGCATTCGTCGTATATGCGTGCTGGCCAAGGCCAAGCTGGAGGCGGAGCACCCAGTGGCCTCGTCCCAGCCAGTCCCGATGAGATGCACGGATTTTTAAAGGATAAACAAGCTTGGGAGCATGCCATTTCGCTGTATCAGGGCCCCGATCCATTGGACCATTGGTATAATTACATATGCTGGTATGAGAATCATGCCAATAGTGATCCGGAGCTCAAGTACCGCGAGACATTGGAACGTTGCCTGACTGTGTACGAGCACAACGATTACTATCGTCAAGATGCCCGTTTGGTGCGCCTGTGGTTAAAGTATATAGCCATGCAAACGGATCAATTGCATTTCTATCAGGTTCTATTCCAACGAGGAACAGGACGACAGGTGGCTGCCTTCTATATAGGCTGGGCCGGTTACTACGAGTCGAGAGAGGAGTTCAAGGATGCCGAAGCAGTTTTTAACTTGGCCTTCCAGGAGAAGGCCCAAACCCATGCCGAACTGCAGCATGCCCACTCCAAATTCAATTACGCACGCTCCGTTTATTtccagcggcagcagcagcagcagcacctccaacaacaacaacaacagattTTACAGCAGCCAGATGCTTTGCAACAGTTGGCAAATTACACACAGCAACTGCCACAGAGTTACAATCAGCAGCGTCCACCAACCCATTCGCAGCCATATCAACAGCAtccgcaacagcagcaacaacaacagcagcaaccacATCCGCAGCAACAtctacagcagcagcagcagcaggatcAACTGCCTTCCCAGCATATCTACCAGcaatatcatcatcatcaacagcagcagccacagccGCAGCAGCATCACCATCAACCAGTATCCTATCATCActatacagacacacaaacaccaTCAAATCCTCCGCCTCAGAACCATTATCCAAATCAGGCGGTATATGCTCCTCCCATGCCTGGAGCAAGCCAG CAGACGCATTATGAGTCACAACAGCCGCAACAAGAGCAAAAGCAGGAGGTGGAGCCGCCACAACAGAACCAGAACCAAATGACGCCCACGATGGCTACGGCTACCGCAACGACAACGGTTCCTGTGGTTGCAAGTGCTCCTGCGGCAGCGGCGGCTGCTTCACCTTCGAATGTCACGCACAATGGTAATGGCCATGTGGAGGCACCTGCTCCTGCTCCGGTCATGTCAGAGGTGGCCGGTTTACGTTTGCCGCGCAATTTTTATGCCTACGGACGCAATAATCATGAGACCTGGAAGCCGGCATTGACGCTGGAAGAGCCCGATGATCCCTCAAGAATCTGTCATTATGCCAAACAATTAGTATATCCGCCGGGATTGGGCATTGAGTATAGCCCAGAAGAGCTGTTGGCACGTAAATACAAACAGAAAATGGAGGAGCGGACGAAAcgtcagcagcaacaacaacaacaacaacagcaacagcaatcgTCGGATCAGCAACAGGAGCAGACGCTCTACAATTCCTATAACTCATCCGAGAATTCTTACTATATGACTGCTGTAGATGGAGCACTATATGGCAACCAAAATACGAGCAGTGAATTAGAATCTAAGTTAGGCCAACAAAACGAAGAGGAAGGAAATGAAGAAGACGAGCAAGACGATGGTGAAGAAGACGAAGAGTCTGAGGAAGGCGAGGAGGAAGAAGGATCCGAAGAGGCCACAGACGATGAGGAGGAAGATGAGgacgaggaggaggaagaagaGACCACAAACGGTATACAATTCAGTGCCCAGACTACATTTGAGCAGTCAAATCGctcaattaaaatcaaattcaaaaagGAACGCACGCTggaaagcagcagcagcgcctACAGTGCCTACACCATTGAGAATGTCTATCAGCAAAGAGAGCAAATAACCCATACACCCACTCCCATGCCAATAGCAACACCAGCGACAGCGGCTGTAACGGTGGCTCCGGCTCCGGCACCAGTTCCCGCCCCTCAACCAAATGTCTCGCCTATACCCTTAGCTAATCAACAGAGGCAGCGAAATGGTCACCATTTCCATCCCTATCTCTTGGGCCAGACATCAACTCCGAAGAGTGAGGCAAATGGATATAGACGCATACGAACCAAAGCTAAACGCAACAAATTTCAAGCTGATCTCTGCAGCAATAGCAATTCCTCATCCTCGGTCACAACGGCAAACGATGTGGCTGGTAGCGGGACAATTGCTATGGCCCATGgccatgcccatgcccatgccGCCTCCTTCAATGATAACGCaaatttctctttctctagTGCCACTGCCTTGGATAATTCCAATAGCTCTTTAGCTTTGGCTGTGGACCGACTGAATTTCCGTGACTCTTCCCAGATAGTTGGCAATCAAAGTCAGGCCATTCCTAATCAGTCTAATACGGTTACACCTGCTCCTGTTAATAAGACACTACAAGCCATTactaataacaataacaacaacaacaacaatggtgCAGATTTTTCCACCTTTCAGGAGAACTCATATTTTGCCACCCAACACGATTCGGAGGCACAAGAGAGACGTCTATCGAAAGCATTGGAAACAATTGAACGTCATTTGGCTAAAGAGGCAATTGATCCATTTAATAGTGAATTGTGCCGGGCATTTTTGGCCAAACTTAATTTTCCTGGTACCAATGAAGATGACGAACAATCCACATATAAAATTGTTCAAACACCATTGCCAAAAATTTCCAATACACGCACTCTAAATGTTCTAGAAGGTAGTGTTCAATTCAATATTGACAAAGAGGTGGGACGTGGTTCATATGGATCGGTATATAAGGCAACCGATACAAGGACTGGCAATGTGGTGGCTCTTAAATATCAAAAGCCCCCAAACACTTgggaaatttatatatgtgaTCAG GTGCTTAAACGCATTACAGATCCGGAGATACTGCCCGGATTAATGGACATATCGACAGCGATTATAGCACCAAATGCCAGTCTGATAGCCACAGAGTTTTCACCATTTGGTTCATTGCTggatatcaataataaaatacGTCAGGCCACCACCAAAGTGATGCACGAATCCCTGGTCATGCATTTCTCTGGTCAAATTTGCAATATTGTTGATTATTTGCATCGTCAGCATATAATACATGCAGACATTAAGCCAGATAACTTCCTGCTGATGCGTGTACCAAATGTGGATAGTCCATTGCCATCGTTGCGTCTAATTGATTTTGGCTGTGCCATCGATATGACGCTCTTTCCGGATGCGGAGCATACGAAATTTCGTAAAGTCATACATACAGATGGTTTCACCTGcatcgagatgcaggagagTCGCCCCTGGTCCTATGAAACGGATCTATTTTGCATTGCCGGCACAGTGCATGTGATGCTCTTTGGTGAATACATGCAACCGCAAAAACGCGGCGCCACCTGGGATATACGCCAGAAGCTGCCGCGTTATCTCAAAAAGCATGTCTGGTCGAAATTCTTTGGTGAACTTTTGAATATGCAGGCCGATAAGTTGCCCCAATTGCATCAGATGCGTATCATATTTGAAGAGGAATGCCTTGGCATGGATTCGGAACTACAGAAACAAATACGCACGCTATCCAATATATTGCATCGGCGATAA
- the LOC6644185 gene encoding probable serine/threonine-protein kinase yakA isoform X2 has protein sequence MAMHSSYMRAGQGQAGGGAPSGLVPASPDEMHGFLKDKQAWEHAISLYQGPDPLDHWYNYICWYENHANSDPELKYRETLERCLTVYEHNDYYRQDARLVRLWLKYIAMQTDQLHFYQVLFQRGTGRQVAAFYIGWAGYYESREEFKDAEAVFNLAFQEKAQTHAELQHAHSKFNYARSVYFQRQQQQQHLQQQQQQILQQPDALQQLANYTQQLPQSYNQQRPPTHSQPYQQHPQQQQQQQQQPHPQQHLQQQQQQDQLPSQHIYQQYHHHQQQQPQPQQHHHQPVSYHHYTDTQTPSNPPPQNHYPNQAVYAPPMPGASQTHYESQQPQQEQKQEVEPPQQNQNQMTPTMATATATTTVPVVASAPAAAAAASPSNVTHNGNGHVEAPAPAPVMSEVAGLRLPRNFYAYGRNNHETWKPALTLEEPDDPSRICHYAKQLVYPPGLGIEYSPEELLARKYKQKMEERTKRQQQQQQQQQQQQSSDQQQEQTLYNSYNSSENSYYMTAVDGALYGNQNTSSELESKLGQQNEEEGNEEDEQDDGEEDEESEEGEEEEGSEEATDDEEEDEDEEEEEETTNGIQFSAQTTFEQSNRSIKIKFKKERTLESSSSAYSAYTIENVYQQREQITHTPTPMPIATPATAAVTVAPAPAPVPAPQPNVSPIPLANQQRQRNGHHFHPYLLGQTSTPKSEANGYRRIRTKAKRNKFQADLCSNSNSSSSVTTANDVAGSGTIAMAHGHAHAHAASFNDNANFSFSSATALDNSNSSLALAVDRLNFRDSSQIVGNQSQAIPNQSNTVTPAPVNKTLQAITNNNNNNNNNGADFSTFQENSYFATQHDSEAQERRLSKALETIERHLAKEAIDPFNSELCRAFLAKLNFPGTNEDDEQSTYKIVQTPLPKISNTRTLNVLEGSVQFNIDKEVGRGSYGSVYKATDTRTGNVVALKYQKPPNTWEIYICDQVLKRITDPEILPGLMDISTAIIAPNASLIATEFSPFGSLLDINNKIRQATTKVMHESLVMHFSGQICNIVDYLHRQHIIHADIKPDNFLLMRVPNVDSPLPSLRLIDFGCAIDMTLFPDAEHTKFRKVIHTDGFTCIEMQESRPWSYETDLFCIAGTVHVMLFGEYMQPQKRGATWDIRQKLPRYLKKHVWSKFFGELLNMQADKLPQLHQMRIIFEEECLGMDSELQKQIRTLSNILHRR, from the exons ATGGCCATGCATTCGTCGTATATGCGTGCTGGCCAAGGCCAAGCTGGAGGCGGAGCACCCAGTGGCCTCGTCCCAGCCAGTCCCGATGAGATGCACGGATTTTTAAAGGATAAACAAGCTTGGGAGCATGCCATTTCGCTGTATCAGGGCCCCGATCCATTGGACCATTGGTATAATTACATATGCTGGTATGAGAATCATGCCAATAGTGATCCGGAGCTCAAGTACCGCGAGACATTGGAACGTTGCCTGACTGTGTACGAGCACAACGATTACTATCGTCAAGATGCCCGTTTGGTGCGCCTGTGGTTAAAGTATATAGCCATGCAAACGGATCAATTGCATTTCTATCAGGTTCTATTCCAACGAGGAACAGGACGACAGGTGGCTGCCTTCTATATAGGCTGGGCCGGTTACTACGAGTCGAGAGAGGAGTTCAAGGATGCCGAAGCAGTTTTTAACTTGGCCTTCCAGGAGAAGGCCCAAACCCATGCCGAACTGCAGCATGCCCACTCCAAATTCAATTACGCACGCTCCGTTTATTtccagcggcagcagcagcagcagcacctccaacaacaacaacaacagattTTACAGCAGCCAGATGCTTTGCAACAGTTGGCAAATTACACACAGCAACTGCCACAGAGTTACAATCAGCAGCGTCCACCAACCCATTCGCAGCCATATCAACAGCAtccgcaacagcagcaacaacaacagcagcaaccacATCCGCAGCAACAtctacagcagcagcagcagcaggatcAACTGCCTTCCCAGCATATCTACCAGcaatatcatcatcatcaacagcagcagccacagccGCAGCAGCATCACCATCAACCAGTATCCTATCATCActatacagacacacaaacaccaTCAAATCCTCCGCCTCAGAACCATTATCCAAATCAGGCGGTATATGCTCCTCCCATGCCTGGAGCAAGCCAG ACGCATTATGAGTCACAACAGCCGCAACAAGAGCAAAAGCAGGAGGTGGAGCCGCCACAACAGAACCAGAACCAAATGACGCCCACGATGGCTACGGCTACCGCAACGACAACGGTTCCTGTGGTTGCAAGTGCTCCTGCGGCAGCGGCGGCTGCTTCACCTTCGAATGTCACGCACAATGGTAATGGCCATGTGGAGGCACCTGCTCCTGCTCCGGTCATGTCAGAGGTGGCCGGTTTACGTTTGCCGCGCAATTTTTATGCCTACGGACGCAATAATCATGAGACCTGGAAGCCGGCATTGACGCTGGAAGAGCCCGATGATCCCTCAAGAATCTGTCATTATGCCAAACAATTAGTATATCCGCCGGGATTGGGCATTGAGTATAGCCCAGAAGAGCTGTTGGCACGTAAATACAAACAGAAAATGGAGGAGCGGACGAAAcgtcagcagcaacaacaacaacaacaacagcaacagcaatcgTCGGATCAGCAACAGGAGCAGACGCTCTACAATTCCTATAACTCATCCGAGAATTCTTACTATATGACTGCTGTAGATGGAGCACTATATGGCAACCAAAATACGAGCAGTGAATTAGAATCTAAGTTAGGCCAACAAAACGAAGAGGAAGGAAATGAAGAAGACGAGCAAGACGATGGTGAAGAAGACGAAGAGTCTGAGGAAGGCGAGGAGGAAGAAGGATCCGAAGAGGCCACAGACGATGAGGAGGAAGATGAGgacgaggaggaggaagaagaGACCACAAACGGTATACAATTCAGTGCCCAGACTACATTTGAGCAGTCAAATCGctcaattaaaatcaaattcaaaaagGAACGCACGCTggaaagcagcagcagcgcctACAGTGCCTACACCATTGAGAATGTCTATCAGCAAAGAGAGCAAATAACCCATACACCCACTCCCATGCCAATAGCAACACCAGCGACAGCGGCTGTAACGGTGGCTCCGGCTCCGGCACCAGTTCCCGCCCCTCAACCAAATGTCTCGCCTATACCCTTAGCTAATCAACAGAGGCAGCGAAATGGTCACCATTTCCATCCCTATCTCTTGGGCCAGACATCAACTCCGAAGAGTGAGGCAAATGGATATAGACGCATACGAACCAAAGCTAAACGCAACAAATTTCAAGCTGATCTCTGCAGCAATAGCAATTCCTCATCCTCGGTCACAACGGCAAACGATGTGGCTGGTAGCGGGACAATTGCTATGGCCCATGgccatgcccatgcccatgccGCCTCCTTCAATGATAACGCaaatttctctttctctagTGCCACTGCCTTGGATAATTCCAATAGCTCTTTAGCTTTGGCTGTGGACCGACTGAATTTCCGTGACTCTTCCCAGATAGTTGGCAATCAAAGTCAGGCCATTCCTAATCAGTCTAATACGGTTACACCTGCTCCTGTTAATAAGACACTACAAGCCATTactaataacaataacaacaacaacaacaatggtgCAGATTTTTCCACCTTTCAGGAGAACTCATATTTTGCCACCCAACACGATTCGGAGGCACAAGAGAGACGTCTATCGAAAGCATTGGAAACAATTGAACGTCATTTGGCTAAAGAGGCAATTGATCCATTTAATAGTGAATTGTGCCGGGCATTTTTGGCCAAACTTAATTTTCCTGGTACCAATGAAGATGACGAACAATCCACATATAAAATTGTTCAAACACCATTGCCAAAAATTTCCAATACACGCACTCTAAATGTTCTAGAAGGTAGTGTTCAATTCAATATTGACAAAGAGGTGGGACGTGGTTCATATGGATCGGTATATAAGGCAACCGATACAAGGACTGGCAATGTGGTGGCTCTTAAATATCAAAAGCCCCCAAACACTTgggaaatttatatatgtgaTCAG GTGCTTAAACGCATTACAGATCCGGAGATACTGCCCGGATTAATGGACATATCGACAGCGATTATAGCACCAAATGCCAGTCTGATAGCCACAGAGTTTTCACCATTTGGTTCATTGCTggatatcaataataaaatacGTCAGGCCACCACCAAAGTGATGCACGAATCCCTGGTCATGCATTTCTCTGGTCAAATTTGCAATATTGTTGATTATTTGCATCGTCAGCATATAATACATGCAGACATTAAGCCAGATAACTTCCTGCTGATGCGTGTACCAAATGTGGATAGTCCATTGCCATCGTTGCGTCTAATTGATTTTGGCTGTGCCATCGATATGACGCTCTTTCCGGATGCGGAGCATACGAAATTTCGTAAAGTCATACATACAGATGGTTTCACCTGcatcgagatgcaggagagTCGCCCCTGGTCCTATGAAACGGATCTATTTTGCATTGCCGGCACAGTGCATGTGATGCTCTTTGGTGAATACATGCAACCGCAAAAACGCGGCGCCACCTGGGATATACGCCAGAAGCTGCCGCGTTATCTCAAAAAGCATGTCTGGTCGAAATTCTTTGGTGAACTTTTGAATATGCAGGCCGATAAGTTGCCCCAATTGCATCAGATGCGTATCATATTTGAAGAGGAATGCCTTGGCATGGATTCGGAACTACAGAAACAAATACGCACGCTATCCAATATATTGCATCGGCGATAA